CAAGACGGTGGCCATCGTCGGCCCGACGGGCGCGGGCAAGACGACCCTGATCAACCTCCTGCAGCGCGTCTACGATCCGCAGGAAGGCTCGATCTTCATCGACGGCGTCGACACCCGCCGCGTCACCCGCGCCTCGCTGCGCAGCTCGATCGCGACGGTTTTCCAGGATTCGGGCCTGCTTAACCGAACGATCGAGGAGAACATCCGCGTCGGCCGCGCCAACGCGTCGAACGACGACGTGCACGAGGCGGCGTGCGCCGCCTCCGCGCACGAGTTCATCCTCGGCAAGACCGACGGCTACGACACGCTGGTCGGCGAACGCGGCGGGCAGCTCTCGGGCGGCGAGCGCCAGCGCATCGCGATCGCGCGCGCCATCCTCAAGGACGCGCCGATCCTCGTCCTCGACGAGGCGACCAGCGCGCTCGACGTTGAGACCGAGGAACGGGTCCGCGCCGCCGTCGACGACCTGCGCCGCAACCGCACCACCTTCATCATCGCGCACCGCCTCTCGACCGTGCGCGACGCCGATCTCGTGCTCTTCATGGACGAGGGCCGGATCGTCGAGCAGGGCTCGTTCGACGACCTCGCCGCGCGCGACGGGCGCTTTGCCGCGCTGCTCAAGGCCGGCAGCCTGATCGCCGACCGCAAGCCGGCAGGCGTCGTGGTGCCCTTCGAGTTCCAGGCCGCCTGAGTTCCAGAAGGCATCTCGGCGGGACGCTTCCCGCCGATTGCATTCGGCTCCACGATCGATCACCTTCCGATGGAACGGCGTCGCCGACGAGGCGGCACCCATACGGGGACGATTCGTCAATGGATTGGAACAAGCAACGGCTCGACGAACTGCGCGCCAGATATGGCGCGGACAAGGGCGGCGAGATCCGCGATCCTGCCTTCCGCAAGGTGGCGGAGAAGATCTTCGACAGCCGCGGCACGCGGCTGGCGCCCTATGCCGGCGTGCCGACCTTCCTCGCAGCCCCCTACCTTTCCCTCGACCCCCAGGCGCCCGACTTCGGCGACCTGCAGGTGGCGATGCTTGGCGTGCCGATGGATCTCGGCGTAACCAACCGCAACGGCTCCCGCTTCGGCCCCCGCGCACTGCGCACGATCGAGCGGATCGGCCCCTACAACCACGTGCTGAAATGCGCCCCGACGCATGAGCTGCGGGTCGCCGACATCGGCGACGTGCCGTTCCGCAGCCGCTACCTGCTGGAGCAGAGCCATGAGGACATCGAGCACCACGTGGCGAGGATCGTCGGCGCCGGCGTGATCCCGCTATCGGTCGGCGGCGACCATTCGATCAGCCATCCGATCCTCAAGGCCGTCGGCAGGGACCGCCCGGTCGGCATGATCCATATTGACGCGCATTGCGACACGGGCGGGCCGTTCGACGGCACCAAATTCCATCATGGCGGCCCGTTCCGTAACGCAGTGCTCGACGGCGTGCTCGACCCGACCCGCACGATCCAGATCGGCATACGCGGGCCGGCGGAATATCTGTGGGAGTTCAGCTACGAATCCGGAATGAGCGTGATCCATGCGGAGGAGATCGCGGCGATGGGAGTGCCGGCGGTAATCCGCAGGGCGCTGGAGGTCGTCGGCGACGGCCCGACCTACCTCTCCTTCGACATCGACAGCCTGGACCCGGCCTTCGCGCCGGGCACTGGGACGCCGGAGGTCGGCGGGCTTACGACGCGCGAGGTGCTGGAACTGCTGCGCGGGCTGAAGGGCGTGAATCTCGTCGGCGGCGACGTGGTCGAGGTCGCGCCGCAATACGACGCAACCAGCAACACGGCGCAGGCCGGCGCGCAGGTGCTGTTCGAGATCCTGAGCCTGATGGTGTTCAGTCCATCGGTCGGAGGCGCGGCGTAACTTTCGCGGCCTCTCCCTTCTCCCCGTTCACCGGGAGAAGTGCCCGAAAGAGGCGGTTGACGGGCGCTCTGCCTGTTCCGGCGAACCCGCCTACGCGTCCAGCACCAGCAGGTCCGCCGGCGAGAAATGGACCGTGGTCTGGTCGCCGGGCGCAGGCGGTGGAGATGCGGGGTTGTTGAAGGTGTCGAAGGACAGCTTGTTGCTTGCGGCGTCCGCATTGATGCGGATGACCGAGCCGAGGAAGTTGACCGCGGTGATGGTGCAGGGGATGGCGACGGCGCGGGCGCCCTCCTTCGCCATCGAGATCGCCTCCGGCCGCAGCGCCAGCGCCACCTTGTCGCCGGGCTTCGCGCCGCCGAGACCGCGGCCGAGCGCCACCGGCACGCCGCCGACCTCGACCGCGCCGGAGGCCGCATCCTTGACCACCGCCTCGATGACGTTGAGCGTGCCGACGAAGCCCGCGACGAAGCGCGTGGCGGGCCGGTTGTAGACCTCGAAGGGCGCGCCGACCTGGTCGGCGCGGCCGGCATTCATGACGACGATGCGGTCCGACATCGACATCGCCTCTTCCTGGTCGTGCGTGACGAAGATGGTGGTGATGCCGAGATCGCGCTGGATGGCGCGGATTTCGTCGCGCAGCGACACGCGCACCTTGGCGTCGAGCGCCGACAGCGGCTCGTCGAGGAGAAGCAGGCGCGGCTTGGGCGCGATCGCACGCGCCAGCGCCACGCGCTGCTGCTGGCCGCCGGAGAGCTGATAAGGATAGCGCGCGCCGAACTCGCCGAGCTTGATCAACCCGAGCATCTCGCCGACACGCGCGTCGATCTCTGCCCTCGGCCGGCCGGCGACCCTGAGCCCGAAGCCGATGTTCTGCGCCACCGTCATGTTGGGGAACAGCGCATAGGCCTGGAACACCATGCCGATGTTGCGCTGGTTGGGCTTCAGCCCCGTCACATCCTTGCCGCCGACGACGATGCGGCCGTCGGTCGGCTGCTCGAAGCCGGCCACGATGCGCAGCATGGTCGTCTTGCCGCAGCCGGAGGGCCCGAGGAAGGAGATGAACTCGCCCTTGTCGACGTCGAGGTTGAAGTCCTGGACGACCGTCGTCGCCCCGAAGGACTTCCGCACATGCTGGATCGAGAGGAACGGTTCCGACATGGGTTCTTCCGGTTAGTGGGGCTGGGCCGGCGCTTTGGGAGCGAAGCGCGACACGACCTGGATCAGGGCCATGCAGCCCCACGTGATGGCGAAGGCGATGACGGCGAGCGCGGCGGGCTCGTAGGCGCGGTTGGCGCCGAGGAGCTGCATGAACGGGCCGAAAGCGGGGCGGTTGAGAAGCGCTGCCATCGTGAACTCGCCGATGACGATCGCGAAGGTGAGGAACGCGCCGGACAGAACGGCCACCAGAACGTTGGGCAGGATGATGCGGGCGAGGATCGTCACCCACCCGGCGCCCAGTGACTGCGCCGCCTCGGTCAGCGTCGCGACGTCGATGGTGCGCAGGCCGGTATCGACGGCGCGATACATGTAGGGCAGCGCCAGTGTCGCATAGCCGAACATCAGGAGGATGTTGGTGCCGAGCGTGGAGCCGGTGAGCGGCAGGAAGCTCGACGTGTTGTAGAGCCGGAT
The Mesorhizobium australicum genome window above contains:
- the speB gene encoding agmatinase, which encodes MDWNKQRLDELRARYGADKGGEIRDPAFRKVAEKIFDSRGTRLAPYAGVPTFLAAPYLSLDPQAPDFGDLQVAMLGVPMDLGVTNRNGSRFGPRALRTIERIGPYNHVLKCAPTHELRVADIGDVPFRSRYLLEQSHEDIEHHVARIVGAGVIPLSVGGDHSISHPILKAVGRDRPVGMIHIDAHCDTGGPFDGTKFHHGGPFRNAVLDGVLDPTRTIQIGIRGPAEYLWEFSYESGMSVIHAEEIAAMGVPAVIRRALEVVGDGPTYLSFDIDSLDPAFAPGTGTPEVGGLTTREVLELLRGLKGVNLVGGDVVEVAPQYDATSNTAQAGAQVLFEILSLMVFSPSVGGAA
- a CDS encoding ABC transporter ATP-binding protein; amino-acid sequence: MSEPFLSIQHVRKSFGATTVVQDFNLDVDKGEFISFLGPSGCGKTTMLRIVAGFEQPTDGRIVVGGKDVTGLKPNQRNIGMVFQAYALFPNMTVAQNIGFGLRVAGRPRAEIDARVGEMLGLIKLGEFGARYPYQLSGGQQQRVALARAIAPKPRLLLLDEPLSALDAKVRVSLRDEIRAIQRDLGITTIFVTHDQEEAMSMSDRIVVMNAGRADQVGAPFEVYNRPATRFVAGFVGTLNVIEAVVKDAASGAVEVGGVPVALGRGLGGAKPGDKVALALRPEAISMAKEGARAVAIPCTITAVNFLGSVIRINADAASNKLSFDTFNNPASPPPAPGDQTTVHFSPADLLVLDA
- a CDS encoding ABC transporter permease; protein product: MRKFWAWAALIAGIVYFILPLVGMTEFSLKMRRGVYSFDAYARVLADPRFQETFLYSVGMAVATIIFGVLLIVPTAYWVRLRLPGLRPYIEFITLLPLVIPAIVIVFGYIRLYNTSSFLPLTGSTLGTNILLMFGYATLALPYMYRAVDTGLRTIDVATLTEAAQSLGAGWVTILARIILPNVLVAVLSGAFLTFAIVIGEFTMAALLNRPAFGPFMQLLGANRAYEPAALAVIAFAITWGCMALIQVVSRFAPKAPAQPH